Proteins from one Streptomyces caniferus genomic window:
- a CDS encoding extracellular solute-binding protein: MSRRTFLRSGVAAALGVGLAGCGFLPDDRNAFGDPDQPIDVKADGDLVYFNWADFVAPAVFDGFEKEYGVKVIQSNFDSMEGMAAKLNAGNRYDIIFPTAKWAQRLADGRRLRRIDHSRLPHADAVFGRYRYFADPWYDRHSAHTVPFTMYKTGIGWRKDRIGDDLTGSWGDLWNARAKGQVFVLDDRDEVLGMAALKLGLDLDTSDPHDLARITATLQSLRPRLRGFSSDSYNNLLNGNAVMTQAWSGDMAAMLGQAKDPSVLGFEVAREGAPINSDCYAIPANARHPGTAMLFIDYMLRPENVRKNIEYIGYPMPVGGSEDVYAAIVKPFPQCLVAPDDLKADRFFRNASSKGEQARDTAWTHVKAG; the protein is encoded by the coding sequence GTGTCCCGGCGCACGTTCCTGCGCTCGGGCGTCGCCGCGGCCCTCGGCGTCGGCCTGGCCGGATGCGGCTTTCTGCCCGACGACCGCAACGCGTTCGGCGACCCGGACCAGCCGATCGACGTCAAGGCGGACGGCGACCTGGTGTATTTCAACTGGGCGGACTTCGTCGCCCCGGCCGTCTTCGACGGATTCGAGAAGGAGTACGGCGTCAAGGTCATCCAGTCGAACTTCGACTCGATGGAGGGCATGGCCGCCAAGCTCAACGCCGGGAACCGCTACGACATCATCTTTCCCACCGCGAAATGGGCGCAGCGGCTGGCCGACGGACGCCGGCTGCGCCGTATCGACCACTCCCGGCTGCCCCACGCCGACGCGGTGTTCGGCCGGTACCGCTACTTCGCCGACCCCTGGTACGACCGCCACTCCGCGCACACCGTCCCGTTCACCATGTACAAGACCGGCATCGGCTGGCGGAAGGACCGGATAGGCGACGACCTGACCGGCTCCTGGGGCGACCTGTGGAACGCCCGGGCCAAGGGACAGGTCTTCGTCCTCGACGACCGCGACGAGGTCCTCGGCATGGCCGCGCTCAAGCTCGGCCTGGACCTCGACACCTCCGACCCGCACGACCTCGCCCGTATCACCGCCACGCTGCAGAGCCTCCGCCCCCGGCTGCGCGGCTTCTCCAGCGACAGTTACAACAACCTGCTCAACGGCAACGCCGTGATGACCCAGGCCTGGAGCGGCGACATGGCCGCCATGCTCGGACAGGCCAAGGACCCTTCCGTGCTCGGCTTCGAAGTCGCCCGGGAGGGGGCGCCGATCAACTCGGACTGCTACGCGATCCCCGCCAACGCCCGCCATCCCGGTACGGCGATGCTCTTCATCGACTACATGCTCAGACCCGAGAACGTGCGGAAGAACATCGAGTACATCGGCTACCCCATGCCGGTCGGCGGCAGCGAGGACGTCTACGCCGCGATCGTGAAGCCGTTCCCGCAGTGCCTGGTCGCCCCCGACGACCTCAAGGCCGACCGCTTCTTCCGCAATGCGTCCTCGAAGGGCGAGCAGGCCCGCGATACCGCCTGGACCCACGTGAAAGCCGGCTGA
- a CDS encoding ABC transporter permease, which produces MAQRTPSGAVPGHRGRSASGTRLWTWLMLPGTLWMTGFLIASLILVATLALGTTDPLGNPRFGFNFDNIAAMADPAYRIVLLRSLGFALIACVVCLIVAYPVAYTIALHGGRFKNLLIAAIVVPFFANYLVRMYGWSVVLSDGGPVLKALRAVGLADAHTKILQSGVGVIAGLVYGFIVFMIIPLFAALERMDLSLIEAGRDLYGGPLRTFFFVTLPATRQGAAAGAVLVFLPAIGDFVSAQLMGGPDQIMIGNLIQDKFFQGQNWPLGSALTMLMMAVLFIGMLGYLRRTRKDEAEAAR; this is translated from the coding sequence ATGGCACAACGCACCCCCTCCGGAGCAGTCCCAGGCCACCGCGGTCGCTCCGCGTCCGGCACCCGGCTGTGGACCTGGCTGATGCTCCCCGGCACCCTGTGGATGACCGGGTTCCTCATCGCCTCCCTGATCCTCGTGGCCACCCTGGCCCTGGGCACCACCGACCCCCTCGGCAACCCGCGGTTCGGGTTCAACTTCGACAACATCGCGGCGATGGCCGACCCGGCCTACCGCATCGTGCTGCTGCGCTCGCTGGGCTTCGCGCTGATCGCCTGCGTCGTCTGCCTGATCGTGGCCTATCCGGTCGCCTACACCATCGCCCTGCACGGCGGGCGGTTCAAGAACCTGCTGATCGCCGCGATCGTCGTCCCGTTCTTCGCCAACTACCTGGTGCGGATGTACGGCTGGTCGGTGGTGCTGTCCGACGGCGGCCCGGTGCTCAAGGCGCTGCGTGCGGTCGGCCTCGCCGATGCGCACACCAAGATCCTGCAGAGCGGGGTCGGCGTCATCGCCGGGCTCGTCTACGGCTTCATCGTCTTCATGATCATCCCGCTGTTCGCCGCACTGGAGCGGATGGACCTCTCGCTGATCGAGGCGGGACGCGACCTGTACGGAGGGCCGTTGCGGACCTTCTTCTTCGTCACCCTCCCGGCGACCCGGCAGGGCGCCGCCGCGGGCGCCGTCCTGGTCTTCCTGCCCGCCATAGGCGACTTCGTGAGCGCCCAGCTGATGGGCGGGCCCGACCAGATCATGATCGGCAACCTGATCCAGGACAAGTTCTTCCAGGGCCAGAACTGGCCGCTCGGCTCCGCCCTCACCATGCTGATGATGGCGGTGCTCTTCATCGGGATGCTCGGCTATCTGCGGCGCACCCGCAAGGACGAGGCGGAGGCCGCCCGATGA
- a CDS encoding ABC transporter permease → MTLRTPHRRHRRGTDRRPRVALTVTTLFFLLLYLPIAVVVLFSFNGQKSLTVFKGFSLRWYTAFFHDNVLIESLGMSLRVSLVAMAGSVILGVALALGLVRCRTRLGSLAGLIMLVPLITPEIVTGVAAMLLFKGMDITLSSGTVMLAEITFSISYVTVILRSRIAALNPEVEEAAMDLGATRWQALRLVTLPALLPSILASAVLVFALVFDDFVLAYFTTGVDPQPLSVRIYSAIRFGVQPTINAVGTLMLIGSIGLIGLALAIPRLFGRRGGLDLLSGK, encoded by the coding sequence ATGACGCTCCGCACCCCGCACCGCCGGCACCGCCGCGGCACCGACCGCAGGCCCCGGGTCGCCCTCACCGTCACCACCCTCTTCTTCCTCCTCCTCTACCTCCCCATCGCGGTGGTCGTCCTCTTCTCCTTCAACGGCCAGAAGTCGCTCACCGTCTTCAAGGGCTTCAGCCTCCGCTGGTACACCGCCTTCTTCCACGACAACGTGCTGATCGAGTCGCTCGGCATGAGCCTGCGGGTCTCGCTGGTGGCCATGGCGGGGTCGGTGATCCTGGGCGTGGCACTGGCGTTGGGGCTGGTGCGCTGCCGTACCCGGCTCGGCTCGCTGGCCGGTCTGATCATGCTGGTCCCGCTGATCACCCCGGAGATCGTCACCGGGGTCGCCGCGATGCTGCTCTTCAAGGGCATGGACATCACGCTCTCCTCCGGCACCGTGATGCTCGCCGAGATCACCTTCTCCATCTCCTATGTGACGGTGATCCTGCGCTCGCGGATCGCCGCCCTCAACCCGGAGGTCGAGGAGGCCGCGATGGACCTCGGGGCCACCCGCTGGCAGGCGCTGCGGCTGGTCACCCTGCCGGCGCTGCTGCCCAGCATCCTGGCCTCCGCGGTGCTCGTCTTCGCCCTGGTCTTCGACGACTTCGTGCTGGCCTACTTCACCACCGGTGTGGACCCGCAGCCGCTGTCCGTCCGTATCTACTCGGCGATCCGGTTCGGCGTACAGCCCACCATCAACGCGGTCGGCACGCTGATGCTCATCGGCTCCATCGGCCTCATCGGGCTCGCCCTGGCCATCCCGCGTCTGTTCGGCCGCCGCGGTGGCCTCGATCTGCTCTCCGGGAAGTGA
- a CDS encoding ABC transporter ATP-binding protein encodes MTSSDAPSPGAAPAGEAPAVRLDHISKNYGGSYAVQDLSLDIAPGEFFSLLGPSGCGKTTSLRMIGGFTDPTAGTILLSGEDVTALPPDKRSVNTVFQSYALFDHLSVADNVAFGLKRKGVGRAEIRERVGTMLDRVQLGGLGDRKPGTLSGGQRQRVALARALVNRPQVLLLDEPLAALDLKLRRRMQVELKQIQREVGITFVFVTHDQDEALTMSDRVAVMNEGHVEQCGTPEDVYERPASRFVASFMGTSNLVPGTYRDGRVVLDCGPALPVGDRHGIADGSSVSLSIRPEKIWLSDFEPGMALVQGVVRETVYSGPTTTYLIELAPGVTVSVLEQNTDRSRMEDRWSGGESVEIGWKPEHCLVLD; translated from the coding sequence ATGACCTCCTCCGACGCCCCCTCCCCCGGCGCGGCCCCGGCCGGCGAGGCGCCCGCCGTCCGGCTCGACCACATCAGCAAGAACTACGGCGGTTCCTACGCGGTGCAGGACCTCTCCCTGGACATCGCACCCGGCGAGTTCTTCTCCCTGCTGGGCCCGTCCGGCTGCGGCAAGACCACCTCGCTGCGGATGATCGGCGGCTTCACCGACCCCACCGCGGGCACCATCCTGCTCAGCGGGGAGGACGTGACCGCGCTCCCGCCGGACAAGCGCAGCGTCAATACGGTCTTCCAGAGCTACGCCCTCTTCGACCACCTCTCGGTGGCCGACAATGTGGCCTTCGGCCTCAAGCGCAAGGGCGTCGGCCGGGCCGAGATCCGCGAACGGGTCGGCACCATGCTCGACCGGGTGCAGCTCGGCGGTCTCGGCGACCGCAAGCCCGGCACGCTCTCCGGCGGGCAGCGGCAGCGCGTGGCGCTGGCCCGTGCCCTGGTCAACCGGCCCCAGGTGCTGCTGCTCGACGAGCCGCTGGCGGCGCTCGACCTCAAGCTCCGGCGGCGGATGCAGGTGGAGCTCAAGCAGATCCAGCGCGAGGTCGGCATCACCTTCGTCTTCGTCACCCATGACCAGGACGAGGCGCTGACCATGTCGGACCGGGTGGCGGTGATGAACGAGGGCCATGTCGAACAGTGCGGGACCCCGGAGGACGTCTACGAACGCCCCGCGAGCCGTTTCGTGGCGTCCTTCATGGGGACCTCCAACCTGGTCCCCGGCACCTACCGCGACGGGCGGGTCGTCCTCGACTGCGGCCCGGCGCTGCCGGTCGGCGACCGCCACGGCATCGCCGACGGCAGCAGCGTCAGCCTGTCGATCCGGCCCGAGAAGATCTGGCTCTCCGACTTCGAACCGGGCATGGCGCTGGTGCAGGGCGTGGTCCGGGAGACCGTCTACTCCGGCCCCACCACCACCTACCTGATCGAACTCGCCCCCGGCGTCACCGTCTCCGTACTGGAGCAGAACACCGACCGCTCGCGCATGGAGGACCGCTGGAGCGGCGGCGAGAGCGTGGAGATCGGCTGGAAGCCCGAGCACTGCCTGGTCCTGGACTAG
- a CDS encoding flavin monoamine oxidase family protein produces the protein MNHDVIVLGAGLAGLAAARDLSAAGADVLVLEARDRVGGRVEQAVLPDGRLVQLGGEVVGRAHTAYLDLAAELGLTLIPSYVAEPGRMARATAEGVSAGDPPHWFGPGDEACHRKVTDAFVALARTVDPEDPWSHPHAATLDRLSVGAWLRGEGASPAVVRLWEIGQLALASGSYERTSLLAALRKHAAVPGDDPYAYEDWEGLRVAEGSATVALRMAAELGRRIRLEAVVEEVAVRPGGCRVRLATGEVLTADAVVSALPVGPLRSVALTGVSEARLASLHRQRQAVAAKFAAAYDKPFWRSLDLNGLSECEGVLGSTWPQSEGILSALIPPERYGVLLGMPAPVRDHELLADVARLYGAEAFQPFTSYLRLWGTDPWTQGYVTQWNPGDVMAVGPLHGSHEPPFYVCGSDQWVAGYMEGAVRTGRDAAREVLRHG, from the coding sequence ATGAACCACGATGTGATCGTGCTCGGTGCCGGGCTCGCCGGCCTCGCCGCGGCGCGGGACCTGAGCGCGGCCGGCGCCGACGTCCTCGTCCTCGAAGCCCGCGACCGGGTCGGCGGACGCGTCGAGCAGGCCGTGCTGCCCGACGGCCGGCTGGTCCAGCTCGGCGGAGAGGTGGTCGGCCGGGCCCACACCGCCTACCTCGACCTCGCCGCCGAGCTCGGCCTGACCCTGATTCCCAGTTATGTCGCCGAGCCCGGACGGATGGCACGGGCCACCGCGGAAGGGGTCTCGGCCGGCGACCCGCCGCACTGGTTCGGCCCCGGCGACGAGGCCTGCCACCGGAAGGTCACCGACGCCTTCGTCGCGCTGGCCCGGACCGTCGACCCCGAGGACCCGTGGTCCCATCCGCATGCGGCGACCCTCGACCGCCTGTCCGTCGGTGCCTGGCTGCGCGGCGAAGGCGCGAGCCCGGCCGTCGTACGGCTCTGGGAGATCGGCCAACTCGCCCTGGCCAGCGGTTCCTACGAGCGCACCTCCCTGCTCGCCGCGCTGCGCAAGCACGCCGCGGTCCCCGGGGACGACCCCTACGCCTACGAGGACTGGGAGGGCCTGCGCGTCGCCGAGGGCTCGGCGACGGTGGCGCTGCGCATGGCCGCCGAGCTCGGCCGGCGCATCCGGCTCGAAGCGGTCGTCGAGGAGGTGGCGGTGCGACCGGGCGGCTGCCGCGTACGGCTGGCGACCGGGGAGGTCCTGACGGCGGATGCCGTGGTCAGCGCCCTGCCGGTCGGTCCGCTGCGCTCGGTCGCGCTCACCGGCGTCTCCGAGGCCCGGCTCGCCTCGCTGCACCGCCAGCGGCAGGCCGTCGCGGCCAAGTTCGCCGCGGCCTACGACAAGCCCTTCTGGCGCAGCCTCGACCTCAACGGTCTCTCCGAATGCGAGGGCGTGCTCGGCAGCACCTGGCCGCAGAGCGAGGGCATCCTCTCCGCACTGATCCCTCCGGAGCGCTACGGCGTCCTGCTGGGCATGCCCGCCCCGGTCCGGGACCACGAGCTGCTCGCGGACGTGGCCCGGCTCTACGGCGCCGAGGCCTTCCAGCCGTTCACGTCGTATCTGCGGCTGTGGGGCACCGATCCCTGGACCCAGGGGTACGTCACCCAGTGGAACCCCGGCGACGTCATGGCGGTCGGCCCGCTGCACGGCTCGCACGAACCGCCCTTCTACGTCTGCGGATCCGACCAGTGGGTCGCGGGCTATATGGAGGGCGCGGTGCGCACCGGCCGCGACGCGGCGCGGGAGGTGCTCCGTCATGGCTGA
- a CDS encoding DMT family transporter: protein MAVLFALLAAASNALATVLQRRAARTVPLSAGLRLGLLVDLLHRAVWLGGMLAVIAAACFQALALSQGALSVVQPLFVLELPLALLFGRVILGGRISRSGWTGVVLLVVGLGCALAAAAPTIGTTHAPFGRWVPALVVCAVVIAAAVGAALRRGAGGVRAACFAGATAVAYALTAALMKDATHAWQTGGPVAFFTTWQTYGFAAVGVMALFLLENAMQSGPLTASQPVLTLGDALVSLSLGVTLFDERVRTGWWLLPECLGIALVLWGAMLLSRVALARDLTGAQGTEHAAARDTGTEPGTADT from the coding sequence ATGGCCGTACTGTTCGCACTGCTCGCGGCGGCCAGCAATGCGCTGGCCACGGTGCTGCAGCGCCGCGCGGCCCGTACGGTCCCGCTGTCCGCCGGGCTGCGCCTCGGTCTGCTCGTCGATCTCCTGCACCGTGCCGTCTGGCTCGGCGGGATGCTCGCGGTCATCGCCGCGGCCTGCTTCCAGGCGCTGGCGCTCTCACAAGGGGCGCTGTCGGTGGTACAGCCCCTCTTCGTCCTCGAACTGCCCCTCGCCCTGCTCTTCGGACGGGTCATCCTCGGCGGACGGATCTCCCGCTCGGGCTGGACCGGCGTGGTACTGCTGGTCGTCGGACTCGGCTGTGCCCTCGCGGCCGCCGCGCCCACCATCGGCACCACCCACGCCCCGTTCGGCCGCTGGGTCCCGGCCCTCGTGGTCTGCGCGGTGGTGATCGCCGCGGCGGTCGGTGCGGCGCTCCGCCGGGGAGCGGGCGGCGTACGGGCGGCCTGCTTCGCCGGGGCCACCGCGGTCGCCTACGCGCTCACCGCGGCGCTGATGAAGGACGCCACCCACGCCTGGCAGACCGGCGGCCCCGTCGCGTTCTTCACCACCTGGCAGACCTACGGCTTCGCCGCCGTAGGGGTGATGGCCCTCTTCCTGCTGGAGAACGCCATGCAGTCGGGCCCGCTGACCGCCTCGCAGCCGGTCCTCACCCTCGGGGACGCGCTGGTGAGCCTGTCGCTGGGCGTCACCCTCTTCGACGAACGGGTGCGGACCGGCTGGTGGCTGCTGCCCGAGTGCCTGGGCATCGCGCTGGTTCTGTGGGGCGCCATGCTGCTCTCCCGCGTCGCGCTGGCCCGGGACCTGACCGGCGCTCAGGGCACGGAACACGCCGCCGCCCGCGACACCGGGACGGAGCCCGGCACCGCGGACACCTGA
- a CDS encoding GntR family transcriptional regulator: MPAERTRQHTTPVAAARRRRLRADRARQLADLLRHQVLGGRFPEGVLPHEEVIGADYGVSRNTVRQALDLLRAEQLVARQPGVGTVVVGHKYPHALDRLMGLAETLHSHGRVTNEVRTISPVAAPAPVADRLRLPPRSDVLYVERLRRLDGLPLSLDLTYLPMDIGLPLLDADLENNDVFRLIEESAGQPLGTAEITLEAVNADAHSAAVLEAPRGTAVLMLERLTHLADGSPVDLEFIRFRGDRLTMRGLLHRTL; this comes from the coding sequence ATGCCAGCCGAACGCACCCGCCAGCACACGACACCGGTCGCCGCGGCCCGCCGCCGCCGGCTCCGCGCGGACCGCGCCCGGCAGCTCGCCGACCTGCTGCGGCACCAGGTGCTCGGGGGCCGCTTCCCTGAGGGTGTGCTGCCGCACGAGGAGGTGATCGGCGCCGACTACGGCGTCTCCCGCAACACCGTCCGCCAGGCCCTCGACCTGCTGCGCGCCGAACAGCTCGTGGCGCGCCAGCCGGGTGTGGGCACGGTGGTGGTGGGCCACAAGTACCCGCATGCGCTCGACCGGTTGATGGGTCTGGCCGAGACCCTGCACTCGCACGGGCGGGTCACCAACGAGGTGCGCACCATCAGCCCGGTCGCCGCACCGGCCCCGGTGGCGGACCGGCTGCGGCTCCCCCCGCGCAGCGATGTGCTCTATGTGGAACGGCTGCGCAGGCTCGACGGCCTGCCCCTCTCCCTGGACCTCACCTACCTCCCGATGGACATCGGACTGCCCCTGCTCGACGCCGATCTGGAGAACAACGACGTGTTCCGGCTGATCGAGGAGAGCGCCGGACAGCCGCTGGGCACCGCGGAGATCACCCTGGAGGCCGTCAACGCCGATGCGCACTCGGCCGCCGTACTGGAGGCGCCGCGCGGCACGGCCGTGCTGATGCTCGAACGCCTCACCCATCTCGCCGACGGCTCCCCCGTGGACCTGGAGTTCATCCGCTTCCGCGGCGACCGCCTCACCATGCGGGGCCTGCTGCACCGCACGCTCTGA
- a CDS encoding 4Fe-4S dicluster domain-containing protein: MPLAPQRADVPVTIDESRCIDGCTLCVDMCPLDSLAIDPASNKAYMHVDECWYCGPCAARCPTGAVTVNMPYLLR, translated from the coding sequence ATGCCTCTTGCGCCCCAACGCGCCGACGTGCCCGTGACCATCGACGAGTCCCGGTGCATCGACGGCTGCACCCTGTGCGTCGACATGTGCCCGCTGGACTCGCTCGCCATCGATCCGGCGAGCAACAAGGCGTACATGCACGTCGACGAGTGCTGGTACTGCGGGCCGTGCGCCGCGCGCTGTCCCACCGGTGCGGTCACGGTGAACATGCCCTATTTGTTGCGATGA
- a CDS encoding ABC transporter substrate-binding protein, which produces MSSRSTGSPFLPPSPFLRPSAPSPAAPRSTRRRALAAALPAALLASSLSGCGTTADASDGRTVTVTVGYQSKTINTVTAGTLLRSLGVFERALRAQGKRDGKTYKVRWQDYATGAPITAQMIAGKVDIGSMGDFPLLINAARGSRLHAPTRLVSVTGYNLRGALNTVVTRPGSRLRSLADLRGKKVSSSVGSASDGTLVRALQQAGIDPEADIHKLNQQPAVGASALQSGGADALSQFVAWPGLLAFQGKAQALYDGGALGLPTFHGVTVRDAFATRRPAVIRAFLTAQREATRYLRTHPVEAAQQVAGATGLPPEVVYLYNGAGGLATFDPTLKPRLIAALKKDVTVLRAARLTGPVDVDSFVDDHYVKQSYGSGYAKARRDTAHPSPDEVWLHGEDRTHSFTRPEALLRFAAGHRDTVRAAYVADTTTGTRWFADKSVWVQDGARLLPFAARATADAWLRHHRGARTLGYPAALERAR; this is translated from the coding sequence ATGAGCTCCCGATCCACGGGCTCCCCGTTCCTGCCGCCGTCCCCCTTCCTGCGTCCGTCCGCCCCTTCGCCCGCCGCACCGCGCTCCACGCGCCGCCGGGCGCTCGCCGCGGCGCTCCCCGCCGCCCTGCTGGCGTCCTCGCTCAGCGGCTGCGGCACCACCGCGGACGCCTCGGACGGCAGGACCGTCACCGTGACCGTCGGCTACCAGTCCAAGACCATCAACACCGTCACCGCCGGTACCCTGCTGCGCTCGCTGGGCGTCTTCGAACGGGCGCTGCGCGCCCAGGGCAAGCGTGACGGGAAGACGTACAAGGTGCGCTGGCAGGACTACGCGACGGGCGCGCCGATCACCGCGCAGATGATCGCCGGGAAGGTCGACATCGGCTCGATGGGCGACTTCCCGCTGCTCATCAACGCCGCCCGCGGCAGCCGGCTGCACGCCCCGACCCGGCTGGTCTCGGTCACCGGCTACAACCTGCGCGGGGCGCTCAACACCGTCGTCACCCGGCCCGGTTCGCGGCTCCGCTCGCTGGCGGACCTGCGCGGCAAGAAGGTCTCCAGCAGCGTCGGCTCGGCCTCCGACGGCACGCTCGTACGGGCCCTGCAGCAGGCCGGGATCGACCCGGAAGCCGACATCCACAAGCTGAACCAGCAGCCGGCCGTGGGGGCTTCGGCCCTCCAGTCGGGCGGCGCGGACGCCCTCTCCCAGTTCGTGGCCTGGCCGGGGCTGCTCGCCTTCCAGGGCAAGGCGCAGGCCCTCTACGACGGGGGCGCGCTCGGCCTGCCCACCTTTCACGGTGTAACCGTACGGGACGCCTTCGCCACGCGGCGCCCCGCCGTGATACGGGCGTTCCTCACCGCACAGCGGGAGGCGACGCGGTATCTGCGGACCCACCCGGTCGAGGCCGCCCAGCAGGTCGCCGGGGCCACCGGGCTGCCGCCCGAGGTGGTCTACCTCTACAACGGCGCCGGCGGCCTCGCCACCTTCGATCCCACCCTCAAGCCCCGGCTGATCGCCGCGCTGAAGAAGGACGTGACGGTCCTGCGCGCGGCCAGGCTGACCGGACCGGTCGACGTCGACTCCTTTGTCGATGACCACTACGTGAAGCAGAGTTACGGCAGCGGGTACGCCAAGGCCCGGCGCGACACCGCGCACCCGTCGCCCGACGAGGTCTGGCTGCACGGCGAGGACCGTACCCACTCCTTCACCCGCCCCGAGGCCCTGCTGCGGTTCGCCGCCGGCCATCGCGACACGGTGCGGGCCGCCTATGTGGCCGACACGACCACCGGCACCCGCTGGTTCGCGGACAAGTCGGTCTGGGTCCAGGACGGCGCACGGCTGCTGCCCTTCGCCGCCCGCGCCACCGCAGACGCCTGGCTGCGGCACCACCGTGGTGCGCGCACCCTCGGCTACCCGGCCGCGCTGGAGCGGGCCCGGTGA
- a CDS encoding ABC transporter permease produces the protein MSAPTLTAAGTGRAAPRRRAWTRRARRTAAVLAALAVWQVLAQFRVNLWLRFSQFPTVTETAQEFARRLGTAAYWQDVSDSVVRIVGGFALAAVLGVAVGTALARSPLAADLLGPLLEVLRPVPAIALVPVAILLFPSNEQGIVFITCTAAFFPVTVSTRHAVRALTPVWEEAVRTMGGGRWRVLRSVVLPGALPGILGGLSVGIGVSWICVISAEMISGEYGVGYRTWQDYTVVDYPGVFVGMATIGLLGRLTSTAVELLGRRLTRWLPRTAQDAPASPAGRGRWRTGRTAIGESS, from the coding sequence GTGAGCGCGCCCACCCTCACGGCGGCCGGTACCGGGCGGGCCGCCCCGCGCCGCCGGGCCTGGACCCGCCGGGCCCGGCGCACCGCGGCGGTCCTCGCGGCGCTCGCGGTATGGCAGGTGCTCGCCCAGTTCCGGGTGAACCTGTGGCTGCGGTTCTCCCAGTTCCCGACCGTCACCGAGACGGCCCAGGAGTTCGCCCGCCGGCTCGGCACGGCCGCCTACTGGCAGGACGTCTCCGACAGCGTGGTCCGGATCGTCGGCGGCTTCGCCCTCGCGGCCGTCCTCGGCGTCGCCGTCGGCACCGCCCTCGCCCGCTCCCCGCTCGCCGCCGATCTCCTCGGTCCGCTGCTCGAAGTGCTGCGCCCGGTACCGGCGATCGCGCTGGTGCCCGTGGCGATCCTGCTGTTCCCCAGCAACGAACAGGGCATCGTCTTCATCACGTGCACCGCGGCGTTCTTCCCGGTCACGGTCTCCACCCGGCACGCGGTACGGGCCCTGACGCCCGTCTGGGAGGAGGCGGTGCGCACCATGGGCGGGGGCCGGTGGCGGGTGCTGCGGTCGGTGGTGCTGCCGGGGGCACTGCCGGGCATCCTGGGCGGGCTCTCGGTGGGCATCGGTGTCTCGTGGATCTGTGTGATCTCCGCCGAGATGATCTCCGGCGAGTACGGCGTGGGCTACCGGACCTGGCAGGACTACACCGTCGTCGACTATCCAGGGGTGTTCGTCGGCATGGCCACCATCGGCCTGCTCGGCCGGCTCACCTCCACGGCGGTGGAACTGCTGGGGCGGCGGTTGACCCGCTGGCTGCCGCGGACCGCGCAGGACGCACCCGCGTCCCCGGCCGGCCGCGGCCGGTGGCGGACGGGCCGGACGGCGATCGGGGAGTCCTCATGA
- a CDS encoding ABC transporter ATP-binding protein — protein MTGTGITAAAPAREPAPGLRLTLGGAVLGRPGAPVLEGLDLDVAPGEILTVVGPSGCGKSTLLRTLAGLLPLLDGRLTQDGEPAEGPAADRALVFQEDALLPWRTLRANVELPLAIRGVGRAERRGRADEWLARVGLAGHAARLPHQVSGGQRQRAQLARALAGRPRAVLMDEPFGALDAQTRAGMQQLLVDVLRGTGATVVFVTHDVDEALFLGDRVALPGTGRLLDVPRPRARAAHAEPATVALRREVLASLGDRPGP, from the coding sequence ATGACCGGTACCGGGATCACGGCGGCGGCCCCGGCGCGGGAACCCGCCCCGGGCCTGCGGCTGACGCTCGGCGGGGCCGTGCTGGGCCGGCCCGGCGCCCCCGTTCTGGAGGGCCTGGACCTCGATGTCGCGCCGGGTGAGATCCTCACCGTCGTCGGACCGTCCGGCTGCGGCAAGTCCACCCTGCTGCGCACCCTGGCGGGCCTGCTGCCGCTGCTCGACGGCCGGCTGACCCAGGACGGCGAGCCGGCCGAGGGACCCGCCGCCGACCGTGCGCTGGTCTTCCAGGAGGATGCGCTGCTGCCCTGGCGCACCCTGCGGGCCAATGTGGAACTCCCGCTGGCCATCCGGGGCGTGGGCCGCGCGGAGCGCCGGGGGCGGGCGGACGAGTGGCTGGCCCGGGTCGGACTGGCCGGGCACGCCGCACGCCTGCCGCACCAGGTCTCCGGCGGCCAGCGGCAGCGCGCCCAGCTGGCCCGCGCACTGGCCGGGCGGCCGCGGGCGGTCCTGATGGACGAACCGTTCGGGGCGCTGGACGCACAGACCCGGGCCGGCATGCAGCAGTTGCTGGTGGACGTGCTGCGCGGCACCGGCGCCACCGTCGTCTTCGTCACCCATGACGTGGACGAGGCGCTGTTCCTGGGCGACCGGGTCGCGTTGCCGGGCACCGGCCGGTTGCTGGACGTCCCGCGGCCGCGCGCCCGTGCGGCGCACGCCGAACCGGCGACGGTCGCGCTGCGCCGCGAGGTCCTCGCCTCCCTGGGCGACCGGCCCGGCCCCTGA